DNA from Halobaculum sp. XH14:
GCTGCTGCGCGCGGTCGAGGAGCGGGGCGTCACCCCCGACTACGGGACGCTGCGCGCACGATACCGCTCGGTCGCCGACTCGTTCGTCCGGGCGTACGGCGCGGACGCGGCGTTCAACGGGTTCGAGTACGACGCGGCGGGGGAACGTGAACAGATCGAGACGTACGCCGAGGCGGTCGGTCCGCCCCGGGAGGACGCCCGCCTCCCGCCCTGGACCGACGCGCCCGTCGACCCCGACGACGTGCTGGCGGCCGCGGCCGAGGACGTCGCCGCGGTCACGACCTGACGCCGTTCCCTCTGAGACTCGTGCCGGTCGCGTGCCGAGAGGCGCGGCCCCGACTGCAACGTTGAAGGGCCACGGTCGCACACTGGGTGCATGGACCTGGACGGGGTCGCCCGCCACTCGCCGGTGACGGTCGCCGACGCCGAGGAGCGAGCGGCCGTGCTGGCCGCGGTCATCCACCGGAGCGGGGAGCCACACGTCCTGTTCACCAAGCGGGCCGAACACCTCAGCAGCCACCCGGGCCAGATGAGTTTCCCCGGCGGCGGCGTCGAGTCGGTGGACGAGGACCTCGAGGCCACGGCGCTCAGGGAGGCCCGCGAGGAGATCGGCCTCGAGGCGCGCGAGGTCGACGTCGTCGGTCGGCTCGACGACGTGCCGACCGTCTCGGAGTTCGCGGTCACGCCGTTCGTCGGCACCGCACCCGACCGCGAGTACCGGCCCAACGACGGGGAGGTCGCGGAGATCGCGCTGCTCGCCGTCTCGGACCTGATCGACCCGGCGAACTACGAGTCCGAGCGGCGCGACCACAGCCACTACGGGCCCGTCCGCATCCACTTCTTCCACGTCGACGGCTACACGGTCTGGGGCGCGACCGGCCGGATGCTCGTCCAGTTGCTCGAACTCACCACGGACTGGCGGATGCCCGCGGAGGTCGACCGCGTCGTCGATCCGGACGCAGACCTGCCGCGGTGACGGGCAAGCCCGTTCGAAGACGAAGCTCAGACGTAGCTCACGACCACGAGCGCGCCGAAGAACAGGACGAGAAAGCCGACCAGCACGAGGACCGTCTTGAGCCGGTCGGACTCCACGTAGCCGTCGCCGGGGCGAGCGCCGCCCTCTCCCCCGTCACCCAGGATGCCGCCGCCGATGTCCATGGACGACCTCCCGACTCGCCGGGTAAATAGCTTCTTCCGTTACAGGTAGCTGAGGGCGACGAGGAGGAGGAAGAACGCCGCGAGCGCGCCGAACAGCACGAGGATGGAGACGACCCGGCCGGACTGGAGGACGTCGCGGCCGCCGTGCTCGGCGGCGGTGAGCCGGTCGCCGAGGAGGTTGCTGATGTCCACATCGCCTGGTCGTCGTTCGTTGCCAAATAGCCGTCGTCCGTGCCCGGTCGTCCCGACCGCCCGCACGGCCACGTCGAATCTGACGCGGACGCCACGCTTATTGCGGTGACGCGAGTCGACTCTGACATGGCCGCACAGGCGATGGATCGCGTTCCGCGATCGTTCTGACCGTTCTCACTCGATGAGTCACGCACAGCACCCCGACAGCGTCGCGTCCGCCGTCGGCGGCGCGGTCGTCGCTCGCGCCGCCAGCGGCGCGGTCGGCGTTCGCACAGCCGGTGGCCTCAGTGCCGCCCGCGGAGGTCGCCGATGAGGTCCCGCACCGAGCACGGCGACCGTCGCTCCGCCCGGCTGGGACTCGACGGCGTCGCGCTGAAACCGACCGAGTGCGACGTCTCGGTCGCGCCGGAGCTCCCGTACGACCTCGTCTGTCTCGACTACGAGGGGCGGGAGTCGCTGCCGGCGTTCGACCTGCTCGCGGAACTGGCGCGGGGAACCGACCTCATGCTGACGATGCCGGTCCGCGCGGACGGCTTCGACCCGCGCGGCGACGACTCGCTGGCCCGGGCGCTCCCCGAGGGCGTCGGTCGCGTGCTCGTCGCCGGTCACCCCGCGTACCTCTCGGACGAGGAGAAGCGCCGCGCGGTCGCGCCCCGACTCGGGGACGCCGTCCGCGCGACCGCCGATCCCTGGGTCGGAACCGAGGGAGTCGAGCGTGTCGCGCTCGCCGCGGGCGGGGTCCAGTACGAACTCCTCTCGCGGACCACCGAGCGCGACCTCCGCGCCCTCCGGGCCGCCGGCTTCGGCGGCGGCCTCGCGGTGTACGCGCCGACGGTTCCGACCGACGACGAGGACGCGATCCTCGACGCGGTCGGTGCCTACGCGGCCCGCCGGAAGCCGGTCCGGCGAGCGCTGCCCGAGAACGCGGCGACCGACTCGACCGCGACCGGTCGCGCCCGGGAGGTGCTCTCGAAGGCGGTCCGCGACTTCGCGCTGGTCGGCACGCCCGCGCGGGTCGGTGACCGGGTGGCGGCGCTGAAGGACGCCGGAGCCGACTACGTCGTCGGCTACCCCGCCGCCGGCGTCGAGACGCTTCGATAGGCGTTTGGGGAACCGGGGAGTTTCGAACGTCGCTGCTCGCGTGAGCCTGTCCGCCCGGCCGCGCGCGGCTGCCAGGAGTCGAGGCCGACGCCGGCCAACCCGGCTCAGACCTGCACGACCCACGCCCGGTAGTCCGCCGGCCGCTCGTACACCTCGCGGAACGCCCGGTCGAGGAAGTCGGCGAGCCGGTTTGCATCCGAGCGCGCCGAGACGCGAACGTTCGTCCCCTCGGCCTCCTGGGGCGACTCCAGTTCGTCGATCCGGAACTCGGGATACGCGTCGAGCAGGTCGTTCAGCCGCTCCAGTTCCGCGTCGGTGCAGTCGAGGTTGAACGTCTGCTCGGCGAACTGGATCCACGGCGGGACGCGTGGCTCCCCGTCGGCGTCCTCGGACCCGGCTCCGTCGTCGCCGCTCGCTTCACCGTCCTCACCCGCCGCGTCGGCCTCGAACCCGGCCACCTGTTCGGGTTCCCGCACCTCGACCGTGAGGAACGCGCTGCCGCGCGTCCGGTGGGCGGTCACGGCGTCCGCGAACAGCTTTCGCCTGTCGGTCGGGTCGTCCGCGTCGAAGCGAGTCATGGCTCGACGTACGGTGAAGCGGGGTAAAAACCGGACGCTCCGCGGGGCGGCGGTCGGACCATCGCCCCGCCGTTCCGCCGCTCCGTCCGGGCAAGCCGGGCGGGATTCAGCACGCCTTTTACCGTGGCGGCGGACGCTGTGTCCATGAGCGATCACCGAATCCTGTTGCTGGGCCCGCCGGGTGCCGGCAAGGGGACCCAGAGCACGCGCCTCACGGACGAGTACGACCTCGATCACATCACGACCGGCGACGCGCTCCGGGCGAACAAGGAGATGGAGACGGAGTACGGCACGCCCGGCGAGTACATGGACGCCGGCGAACTCGTCCCCGATCCGGTGGTCAACGAGATCGTCGTGACGGCCCTCGAGGACGCAGACGGCTTCGTCCTCGACGGCTACCCCCGGAACATCGAGCAGGCGGAGTACCTCTCCGAGCAGACCGACCTCGACGTCGTCGTCTTCCTCGACGTTCCCGGGGAGGAGCTCGTGGATCGGCTCACGGGTCGTCGCGTCTGTGACGACTGCGGCGCGACCTACCACGTCCGCTTCGACCCGCCCGAGGAGGAGGGCGTCTGTGACGAGTGTGGCGGCGAACTCGTCCAGCGCGAGGACGACACCGAGGACACCGTCCGCGAGCGCCTGCGCGTCTACCGCGAGAACACCGAACCGGTCGTGGAGCACTACCGGGAGAAGGGCTCGCTCGTCGAGGTCGACGGCGAAGGCTCGCCCGACGAGGTGTTCGATCGCATCCGCGACGTGATCGAGGGCTGACCCAGGCCGTTTTTGGCAAACCTAAACTATCAAGTACGGGGCCACCTACCGGCAGGTATGAACACGAACGCGGCAACCGAGGCCGGTTCCCGGACCGGGGCCGGACACGGAGACGACGTCGACGCGACCGGTCCCGTCGAGGGAACGCCCCGAGTCGACGGGGCGACCGGCGGCGACGAGTACACGTTCGACGACCTGAGCGTGGTCATGGGCACCTACAACGAGGAGGCGGCCATCGAGCACGTGCTGGACGACGTCGACGCCGTCACCGACGGCCGGGCCGAGGTCGTCTGCGTCGACGGCTCCGACGACCGGACGCCCGACATCGCCCG
Protein-coding regions in this window:
- a CDS encoding DUF7388 family protein, whose translation is MRSRTEHGDRRSARLGLDGVALKPTECDVSVAPELPYDLVCLDYEGRESLPAFDLLAELARGTDLMLTMPVRADGFDPRGDDSLARALPEGVGRVLVAGHPAYLSDEEKRRAVAPRLGDAVRATADPWVGTEGVERVALAAGGVQYELLSRTTERDLRALRAAGFGGGLAVYAPTVPTDDEDAILDAVGAYAARRKPVRRALPENAATDSTATGRAREVLSKAVRDFALVGTPARVGDRVAALKDAGADYVVGYPAAGVETLR
- a CDS encoding adenylate kinase: MSDHRILLLGPPGAGKGTQSTRLTDEYDLDHITTGDALRANKEMETEYGTPGEYMDAGELVPDPVVNEIVVTALEDADGFVLDGYPRNIEQAEYLSEQTDLDVVVFLDVPGEELVDRLTGRRVCDDCGATYHVRFDPPEEEGVCDECGGELVQREDDTEDTVRERLRVYRENTEPVVEHYREKGSLVEVDGEGSPDEVFDRIRDVIEG
- a CDS encoding NUDIX hydrolase, which codes for MDLDGVARHSPVTVADAEERAAVLAAVIHRSGEPHVLFTKRAEHLSSHPGQMSFPGGGVESVDEDLEATALREAREEIGLEAREVDVVGRLDDVPTVSEFAVTPFVGTAPDREYRPNDGEVAEIALLAVSDLIDPANYESERRDHSHYGPVRIHFFHVDGYTVWGATGRMLVQLLELTTDWRMPAEVDRVVDPDADLPR